In Hahella sp. KA22, one genomic interval encodes:
- a CDS encoding diguanylate cyclase: MALFSIIKLDAIKKRKEERPNDPGERHTVLVVDDEPANLKMLASLLADQYRLIEARSGAEALDKAQELQDPSSISLIISDQRMPGMSGVEFLDKIRLIIPDAVRIILTAYMDVGAILEAVNQAHIYQFIIKPFDRHDFLLTVKRATEHFDLRQELNGYVHKLEQKVAQRTQELERKNTELRQAYDKLEALSVTDPLTGLKNRRFIHSVLRQDSAFAARESLNLENRPISPPEGKISEDVRGARRDLLFYLIDIDHFKQVNDVYGHMAGDQLLRGFSQLLASLFRESDYLVRWGGEEFLVVSRFVSREQACFIAERIRREVEQATFEIGLDESVNKTCSIGFACYPFFTQRPGYLSWEQVADIADCALYAAKRSSRNSWVGVFSNNAEEPWSELSGKDWLSRFKAGPDDMLSRGEAKVISSSEAAGFQRWFGSDAR; this comes from the coding sequence ATGGCGCTTTTTTCCATCATAAAGCTGGATGCGATCAAAAAAAGGAAAGAAGAGCGACCCAACGACCCTGGCGAGCGACATACTGTTCTAGTTGTGGATGATGAGCCCGCCAACCTGAAGATGCTCGCCAGCCTGTTAGCGGATCAGTATCGGCTTATCGAAGCCCGCAGCGGCGCGGAAGCGCTCGATAAGGCCCAGGAACTACAGGACCCATCCAGCATCAGTCTTATTATCAGCGACCAGCGCATGCCGGGAATGAGCGGCGTGGAGTTTCTGGATAAAATTCGTCTTATTATTCCTGATGCGGTGCGCATTATTCTCACCGCGTATATGGATGTGGGCGCCATTTTGGAAGCAGTGAATCAAGCCCACATTTATCAATTTATTATCAAGCCGTTTGACCGGCATGACTTTCTCCTTACCGTCAAGCGGGCGACGGAGCACTTTGACTTGCGTCAGGAGCTGAACGGCTATGTGCATAAGCTTGAACAGAAGGTGGCCCAGCGCACCCAGGAGTTAGAGCGCAAGAATACGGAGCTGCGGCAAGCCTATGACAAACTGGAGGCGCTCAGCGTCACCGACCCTCTGACGGGACTCAAAAACCGCCGCTTTATCCATAGCGTTCTGCGCCAGGACAGCGCATTCGCCGCACGGGAAAGCCTGAATCTGGAAAATCGCCCCATTTCTCCACCGGAAGGGAAAATCAGTGAAGATGTGCGTGGCGCCCGGCGCGATCTATTGTTCTACCTGATCGACATTGACCATTTTAAGCAGGTCAACGATGTATATGGCCATATGGCGGGAGATCAGCTGTTAAGAGGGTTCAGTCAGCTGCTGGCGTCGCTGTTTCGCGAGTCCGACTATCTGGTGCGCTGGGGCGGCGAGGAATTTCTGGTGGTCAGTCGCTTTGTGAGTCGTGAGCAAGCCTGCTTCATCGCCGAGAGAATTCGCCGGGAAGTGGAGCAGGCGACGTTTGAAATCGGCCTGGATGAAAGCGTCAACAAAACCTGCTCCATAGGCTTCGCCTGTTATCCGTTTTTTACTCAGCGCCCTGGCTACTTGTCCTGGGAACAGGTGGCGGATATCGCCGACTGCGCCTTATATGCGGCCAAACGCAGTAGCCGCAATAGCTGGGTGGGCGTGTTCAGCAACAACGCCGAGGAGCCCTGGTCGGAACTTTCCGGCAAAGACTGGCTCAGTCGCTTCAAGGCCGGTCCTGACGATATGTTGAGCCGGGGGGAGGCGAAGGTGATCTCCTCTTCTGAGGCGGCCG